Genomic segment of Rattus norvegicus strain BN/NHsdMcwi chromosome 7, GRCr8, whole genome shotgun sequence:
AAAACTTCATCTGAGAACTGCCTACACCGACAGTCCGAGTTCCTGCAGCCAACATGGCGCAGAGCATAATCCAAGCTCCTTCGGCTGCCCGCACAGCCCACGGCAATAGTCCGAACTTCTTCGGCTGCCCACACAGCCCCACATCGACAGTCTGAGTTCATTAGGCAGCCAACAGGGCACACAGCAATAGTCCGAGCTCCTTCAGATGCCGGCATGGCCCACATCGACGGTCTGAGCTCCAGCTGCCCACACGGCCATTTTTACTTGGGTGAGAATCTCTTCAATTTTTGTCACTGAGTTTATGCTTTAAGCAATTTCGTTCTTCCTTCCCTTTGCACAGATtactccctcttccctcttcccagtgcgTCTCTCTCTGATTCCAATAGTCTTATCTTTTCCAAACACTCGCATGTGTCCCTTAAACCCCTGCCAAACACCGCCTTTAATCGCACTCATATCTGTACCCCATTGTCTGTGTCTTGTGTGTTTCCATCACCTCTTGGGTCATGGGAATTGTACTGATATGTTTTTGTTCTCCCTGCCACCCACGTTTCTGATACTTTGTGTTCCGCCCAGCAGAGACCCCAACGCTTGGTTTACCCCTGAATTATTCtctttgttcaggacatttttatGTGAGCAGTCTTGAATCCTGGCCCAAATTCCAAACAGGAAACATCTTGAGATATGATTAACAATCGTGTAACCTAGGAGCTGgggtctcagtgggtaaagggccCACTGCACAAACACGAAGACTTCCCTTTGGATCTCCAGTAAGCACATGGCCAGACACAGCAGTGCATGCCCatgatctcagtgctggggagacagagacaaacagatcccCGGAGGTCATTGGCCAGACAGTCCGGCCAAAGCAGTGAGCTTCAGTCTCATTAAGAAAGCCTGTCTCGGTGTGGCCTTCTCCTCTCCCCGCCATGGCTTGTGCCTGTCCCCTCATATCGGTGTACTCTGAAAAGGGGGAGTCATCTGGCAAGAATGTCACTTTGCCAGCTGTGTTCAAAGCTCCCATTCGACCGGATATTGTGAACTTTGTTCACACCAACTTGAGGAAAAACAATAGACAGCCCTATGCTGTCAGTGAATTAGCAGGTCATCAGACCAGTGCTGAGTCTTGGGGTACTGGCAGAGCTGTGGCTCGAATTCCAAGAGTTCGAGGTGATGGCACCCACCGTTCTGGCCAGGGTGCCTTTGGAAACATGTGTTGTGGAGGCCGCATGTTTGCACCAACCAAAACCTGGCGTCGTTGGCATTGTAGAGTGAGCACAACTCAGAAACGATATGCCGTCTGTTCTGCCCTGGCTGCCTCGGCCTTACCAGCTTTGGTGATGTCTAAAGGTCATCGTGTTGAGGAAGTTCCTGAGCTGCCTTTGGTGGTTGAAGATAAAGTTGAAAGTTATAAGAAGACCAAGGAGGCTGTTCAGCTGCTTAAGAAACTTAAAGCTTGGAATGACATCAAAAATGTCTATGCCTCCCAGAGAATGAGAGCTGGCAAGGGCAAAATGAGAAACCGACGGCGGATCCAGCGCAGGGGACCCTGCATTATCTATAATGAAGATAATGGAATCATCAAGGCCTTCAGAAACATCCCTGGTATTACTCTGCTTAATGTAAGCAAGCTGAACATTTTGAAACTTGCTCCTGGTGGGCATGTGGGGCGTTTCTGCATTTGGACTGAAAGTGCTTTTCGGAAGTTGGATGAGTTGTATGGCACTTGGTGTAAGGCTGCTTCCCTCAAGAGTAACTACAACCTCCCCATGCACAAGATGATGAACACAGACCTTAGCAGAATCTTGAAAAGCCCAGAGATCCAAAGAGCCCTTCGAGCACCACGCAAGAAGATTCAGCGCAGAGTCTTGAAGAAGAATCCATTGAAGAATCTGAGGATCATGTTGAAGCTGAACCCTTATGCAAAGACTATGTGTAGGAACACCATTCTCCGCCAGGCTAGGAATCATAAACCGAGTGAAAAAGCTGGAAGCCGCAGCTGCTGCACTGGCAGCCAAATCCGAGAAGATTGTTCcagagaagggggctggagacaAAAAAACTGCAGTaggcaaaaaaggaaagaagcctGTGGATGGCAAGAAGCTGAAGAAGCCTGCAGGGAAAGAGGTGGTTATCAAAAAACCAGCAGAGAAGAAACCtaccacagaagaaaaaaagcctGCTGCATAAACTATTAAAATTTGTTAAATTCCAGAGAGCAAAAAGATACAGCCTATTTGAATAAATCAAAGAtgcagtgagaaaaaaaaaaaaaaagaaagcctgtctcagaaaCTAGAGAGTAAGTGATCAAGGGAGTCACCAATGtccacctctggcttccatacctccccacacgaacacacacacacatacataccacatgaacacacacatacacaccacatacatacacacacatgccatatgaatacacaccacatacacacacaccccatcaacacacacctacacacacacactacatgaagtcacacacaccaccaccaccaccaccaccaccaccacgctACAGTGTAGCCCTAAAATAGAATCTAAAACATGCAAGTTAAAGTGCAGGAACATGTGGTGCCCTTGAAATGTGGTGTTATCAACATTGTCCCACAGGGGTCAGCTTTTTATTATGCAGACCATTCCCTCAAAGCCACCCAACCTCCATTATTCTAAATCTGCAAGCACCAAGGTACCTTTCACTGTGAATTTGTGTGCTGACAACTAGGTAGGGTGATCTGGCAACTCAGACAATGAATCTAAGTTAGTTCACAAGTTAATGCAAACTCAGCAGCACCCACTCCTTATACTCGTAGTTCACACAAATCAGTCATCAGGAGCAGGTTCAACTTGGTACCCACTGGTGAAATGGGTCCATCACTCTGCAGCACTGCCCTGGGGCCCGAGAAACTGACACCTTCCACTTCTCAGATTGTCTGTGTCTTGTGCATCTGAGTCCATGTTGGtacgtgtgtacatacatgtgtgtgtgtgcatacttacGGAGGCCCGAGGtcaatgctgccttttccagtCATGCTCCTCCTTATGTTCTaaaacagagtctctcagggaATCTAGAGCTCATCTGTTTGACCACatgactggccagtgagtccccTCCTATCTCCATACCCCTGCCCCATCCCCAGGGTAGGTGTTACAGAGCCATGTTGCTGCCCCTGCCTTTTTTGTGGGTGCTGTACATCCAAACTCATCTCTTTcaaacatgtgtgtacatatgtgtgtatatgtgtatgtgtgtatgcatgtgcatgtatgtattttttgtattcgtgtgtatgtgtatgtatgtatgtgtgcatgtgtatgtgtgtatatgtatgtgtgtatatgtgtgtatgtgtgtatgtatgtgtgtatgtatgtgtgtatatgtgtgtgagtatgtatatgtgtgtatgtatatgtatgtgtatatatgtgtgtgagtatgtatatgtgtgtatgtatgtgtgtgcatatgtgtatgtgtgtatgcatgtgtatgtgtatgtatatatgtgtgtatgtgtgtatatgtatgtatgtgtatatgtgtatatgtgtgtgtatgtatgtgtgtatatgtgtgtatatgtgtatgtatgtgtgtgtttgtgtgtgagtatgtatatgtgtgtgtatgtatgtgtatgtgtgtatatgtgtatgtatgtgtgtatgtgtgtatgcgtgtgtgtgtatgtatgtgcgcgtgtgtatgtgtatgtatgtgtgcatgtgtatgtgtatatgtatgtatatgtgtgtttgtgtgtgagtatgcatatgtgtgtatgcatgtatatgtgtgtatatgtgtatgtatgtgtgtatgtgtgtgcatgtgtgtatgcatgtatgtgtgcatgtgtatgtgtatgtatgtatgtgtgcatgtgtatgtgtgtatgtatgtatgtgtgtgtttgtgtgtgagtatgcatatgtgtgtatgtatgtatatgtgtgtatatgtgtatgtatgtgtgtatgtgtgtatgtatgtgtatgtatgtgtacatgtacatgcatgtgtatgtatgcagcaAGCCCTTACTAACCCagctccccagcccccttttaaTATCGTTACCATTTCTATCTAGCAGGCACAATTatgttttattctgttggtgTCTAGAGCAAATACCCTCTTAACCATTTCACCTAAGAGACAGCTGAGACGCAGGATAGCCAGAGTTCCTTCAAGGATCTCCACCTCCTAGAAGCATGAGTTACTCTTCTTCACCTGCCTATAAGTATCAGAGTGGATTAGACAGAGATTATATAAGTAAAGTTCCTATTCTCCCCATTGCTTCAGAACACTTTCTGAGTTCTCACATCTGTGGACAGTGCTTCTGCCAGCCGAACACACAGTTGGAGTGACCTCAAAAGTCAAAGCATGGAAATTTCCAAAAGGGGTGTGCAAGTCATGCCACGTTGTGTGGGGAGGTCTTAGAATTCCAAAGAAAGAAACTCTCCATGCCAGGTTGGCCAGTCTGCAGCCTTTATTAAGAAGGCTTGTATGAAGAGGTAGTTGAAACATCCTGAGTTACACCACAGGATGAGGGCTGGTCCTCTCCAATAAATCAACGAGAAGCGGGTTGAGCTAGCCAATTTTGTATGAGAGCTTAAGGAATTTGTTTCAGGGCAGGGGCCAGTTGCTACGTGTTTAGCAAAAAGGATTAACTTCTCTCAGTGCTTCCAAGTGCCAATCTAGACAGGTTTACCAGTGCAGGGGAACAGTCGAGGGTCAACACCTGGAGGGAAAACAAGGAAGTGCCTGGTGGTTAAGCCACAGAGCAGTCAAAGTGCCGGGTGTTCCATAGGACACAAAGAGATCTGGAAGAACTGATCCTACAGAACAGATGGCTGCAGGGGAAGGGGGTGTACCCCCAGTGCTGTTTACGTATTACCCCTGCCCATCTGAACCCTCCTTATTCCCTAGCCCTGCCTAACTCTAGAGATAGGAAGAAGCTTTCtaattagaagctgagaaagtgGTGCTTAAagatctgacttttttttttttggagccatCAGGAAGGTGgcaatttgttgattcttttaaatGAGAATTTACTGGGCTGTTCAAAGTTCAGCAAGCAATGTTAACAATGGATAgctcatcaccatcaccattaccatcaccaccaccatcaccatcaccatcaccatcaccaccaccaccaccaccaccaatcaccatcaccatcaccatcacgaGGGCACTTAGTGGGTGGTCTCTATAGCAGAGCTATAGTTTGTCCATCTTACTCAGTCCTCACAATGATCCCCACGAGGAAGATGTAATTTCGTATCCCCCAAGGCAGAGCTACCAAAACTGAATCTGTGCCTTGTACATTTTCCCCTAACTAGCTAAGACTCCAACCCAAGCACCTCTGAGTTCAGCCGTCCATGTTCCTAATCGCTCTGCCGTGTCCTGGATACATCGCAGGTTTGATGTGTGTGCCTAGAATGGCACATCTTAGATCAGGCAAAGCCTTGGCTGGTGGTCTgccagggaggggaagagagaacatTGCCTATCTGACCATCCCCCCTCCTCAGGCCAAGGCTTGCATTTTGGCTGCTGTCCCTGCTGATCGTTCATCACTGACTGTTCCGCGGGAGCAATTTCTTTTCCAGGGAGAGCTTTCCTCTCTTATCAGTGCAAGATACTTTCCCAACCTGCTCCTTCTAAGAAAGCCTCCTTGCACGAATAGAACCTCCAATAGGACCATGTTCCTGGAGAGAGCATGTGCCCGGGCTCCACCCTCATTGGCTCTGCCACAAGCCATTTGGTTGTTCAGCCTGTCAGTCACACAAGCCACCCACTCACCCTCCGCCCCATCGTACACAAATGGACAGAAACGGATTGAGAGTTTCAAATGCAGTTTAttgcagcaaaacaaagaaatggggcaGGGTGGGCAGGGGAGGGGTTGTTCAGAGCGCTCCGTAAAAGACACTCGCAAACACCTTATGTACAAAACCAAAAGCAGCTCTGTGTGCTGCAGGATACAGGATGCTAAGGGGCAGTCCAGTGCTCTGGGCGTGCCAGGCAAAGTTCTGGATCTGAAGTCCTCTTTGAAATGTCATGTTGGTGATGGCAGCTCTAAGCTGTTTCTCAGCAAAACATAAGAGTGGGGTTGTTACCAGGGGACTCAGACTGCTACTAATATGAAAACTTCTTTGCAAGCTGAGCAGAAAAGAAAGCGCGGGGGAAATAAGCCTAATCTGAGCATTTAACCATAGCTCTTTTCTCTAATAAGGCTGGTGcaattggttttggttttgcccGCCACGTTTAGCCTTGATGGAAAGGGAGAGCTAATGGTGTGGTGGGCACCTCTTTAGTTGGTCCCTCGGGAGTAAGTGGTGGAAACAAACTTCACACTAGAACTGCCAGAGGACTTAACGCCGCCACCGGAGCTGGATCCTCCCCGGCCTCCCCCAGAGGAACCACCATAGCTGCCTCCGGAGCTGCCACCGCCCCCTCCAGAGCCACCTCTGTGGCCCCCACTGCTGCCGCCGCCGTAGCTGCCGCCTCCGGAGCCGCCTCCAGAGCTGCCACCTCCGTAGCTGCCGCCTCCGGAACCACCTCCGTAGCTGCCGCCTCTGGAGCCGCCGCCGTAgctgccgccaccgccgccgcctccGGAGCCGTATCTGCCGCCACCTCGGCTGCTGCTTCCGCTCATGCTAGTGTGGCTGGTGCTCACAGCTGCAGAGAGCCTCAGTTACATCCCATCCCACTGCGCCCGCCCGTCCCCCACCCAGCCAAGAGCCCTGAGAAATCCGCTTGTACTTACACACGCTCACGTTGGGGGTGCATTCTCCAGACATCCTGTGGGGAAACAAACCAAGCCCCTCAGTACCTGCAGCCCCCCAAGGGACGTATCCCAGACTTCTCCCCAGCCCTCCCAAGTCGGTTTTTCTCAGCCTAGGTCCAAGCAGGGAGCGATCCCCCTAAGTCAGACCCCTGTGGCTCAGCTGTGACAAGAGACCCAGGCCAGCCTCAATAAATTGCTCCATTTCATAGGAGAAGCaatgggcaggcaggcagagggcAAATCAGAAAAAGTAACAGTGTAGCAAGGAGAaggtaaaagaaaagaagtcaggactTGTGAGCCCAAGGCCTCGCTCCTGCCTAGTGCTGTAGTGATCTTCCCAAACCAAGACAAATGGCAGTCAGCAAGGAATCCCTAAGAAGTCACCATGCTGCCAGGAACCTTCCTCACCTGATCTCCTCTCCTTCCAGAAGTTTCCTGTAGGTGGCGATCTCCATGTCCAGGGCCAGCTTGGTGTTCATCAGCTCCTGGTAGTCACGCAGCAACCTGGTGAGCTCCTCCTTGGCTTGTGTCAAAGCGTCCTCTATCTCATTCAGCTTGTTCTGAGCATCTTTGAGTGCTTTCTCACCACGCTGCTCTGCATCACTGATATTCTGCTGCATTTGGGAGATCTGAGAGAAGAAGAATACAGCGAGTTACACGGGCACGCAGTCCCCCATGTCACCCCACTCTTCCCATCGTGTTAGCCTCGATACCTCAGCTACACTGAGGCACAGAACCCCGGGCTTAGCCACTGTCATGAGTTCCTTAAAATACTTGAAAGGTTTTAGTTGCTTCTCCCAAGCCTGACCTGAGGCTCTGAAGTTCTTTTACCGCATTCCAACTACAAAACCTCTGGCTACCTCTCCTCATCCCTCAACTCCTAAGGTCACCGGTTACTAGTTCAATGTGACCACCATCTTTTCTCTACTGTGTCATCTCCTCAAATTTCCCTCAAGAGTATCCCTCATGAGAGCTGGATTCTGGAAGCTGACATAGTCCCCAAAGGCCCCAGGGTCACCCCATTCTGTGTATCTGAGGGTTACCTGCTTCTTGACGCTATCGATTTCAGATCGAAGTCTCTGGATCACTCTGTTCAGCTCGGAAATCTCCATCTTGGTATTTTTCACGCTGTCTCCGTGTTTACCAGCAGTGATCTGCAGCTCTTCATACTAGAGGTGGCAAGTCATTTCCATTACACATGGATAGAAACCAGTGTGCTtcagcacacaaacacaccaacaaGCACAGGACACAACAGGGAACCAGCTGAGCATGCAGGCGCTTACCTTGCTCTGGTAAAAGGTCTCGGCTTCGGCCTTGCTCCTCTGGCAAATGCTATCATACTGGGCCTTGACTTCTGCAATGATGCCGTCCAGGTCCAAAGTGCGGTTGTTGTCCATGGACAGGACAACGTTGGTTTCGCTGATTTGAGTTTGCATCTGAGACAATTCCTGCGGGATGTGATAcagagtttaaaaaacaaaatcttggGGGGTGGTCTGGGGGACTGGGGACTGGGGGTTGGAAGGAAGGTTTCCAGTCTGCAAAGCAGTGGGGGTCAAGACTCGAGGTAGGCTGCCTTGCTTGAATTTCAAGAGTTTACCATTTGGTAGAGTGTGGAGAAGAAGTCGATATCTTGTTGGAGGTTATCCACCCTGGCCTGAAGCTCTGCTTTGTTCATATAAGCCGAATCCACATCCTAGAGGAACAGAGGTATCATAAAGACATGGTTTTTTCCAGGATAGGCCTCCTCTCTCTAGCCATGAAGGGGTTTCCCAAGTAGAGATGGAGTTGGGGGTCTACTCCCCTTTTGCCCAGTTCCATCACGGTTCTAGATGGTTCCCTCTCTTCACATGCCACAAAGAGCTGAGAACCTGCCTCCCTCTTGCTTTAGGTTGCATGAAGCAACCGAGCACTGGGACACGCATAGGTCCATGGAAAGAAAACGGCCAACCCCAGACACCCAGCAGGCTTGCTGCCTAGTTCTCTGCAACATGGCTGCCCTTTGCCATGACCTTTATCTATTGTTTCACAGATGAGCTCCGCCCGCACCACAGGACTCACCTTCTTGATGGTCACGAATTCATTCTCTGCGTTGGTTCTCTTGTTGATTTCATCCTCGTACCTGCAAGAAAGGATAGGCTGGTTAAGTGAGTAAAGGAGCCTGCGGCCCGACACTCAGTGTTCTGGGATAAAGGAGCCCCTGCCTCCCTTTATGAGTGGGGTCATCTCGGCCTCCCCTT
This window contains:
- the Krt1 gene encoding keratin, type II cytoskeletal 1 produces the protein MSFQCSSRSLCRSGGGGGGRNFSSGSAGLVSFQRRSTSSSMRRSGGGGGGRFSGGGFCGSSGGGFGSKSLVNLGGGRSISISVAGGGSSYGGGFGGGSYGGGSFGGGSFGGGVGGGFGGGGFGGGGFGSGGGFGGGRFGGGFGPVCPPGGIQEVTINQSLLQPLNVEVDPQIQKVKSQEREQIKSLNDKFASFIDKVRFLEQQNQVLQTKWELLQQVDTSTRTQNLDPFFESYISNLRRQVDSLKNDQSRMDSELKNMQDLVEEYRTKYEDEINKRTNAENEFVTIKKDVDSAYMNKAELQARVDNLQQDIDFFSTLYQMELSQMQTQISETNVVLSMDNNRTLDLDGIIAEVKAQYDSICQRSKAEAETFYQSKYEELQITAGKHGDSVKNTKMEISELNRVIQRLRSEIDSVKKQISQMQQNISDAEQRGEKALKDAQNKLNEIEDALTQAKEELTRLLRDYQELMNTKLALDMEIATYRKLLEGEEIRMSGECTPNVSVSVSTSHTSMSGSSSRGGGRYGSGGGGGGGSYGGGSRGGSYGGGSGGGSYGGGSSGGGSGGGSYGGGSSGGHRGGSGGGGGSSGGSYGGSSGGGRGGSSSGGGVKSSGSSSVKFVSTTYSRGTN